A part of Salvelinus alpinus chromosome 5, SLU_Salpinus.1, whole genome shotgun sequence genomic DNA contains:
- the LOC139575151 gene encoding piggyBac transposable element-derived protein 4-like gives MGVPDGTEGPKGRRSRQAGPTTRLVHSRASSHSRGHRRREATNIVRKKKKKKTKKKNKKKKKMRTMMRTTTRMMTTTRNTTPPIASPPPTTPRSPGFSAAQVLEQISSSVDQEDEEDYCDSEEEDVSEDEDGEEYNPERDADDYENDSASRSCSSSEEEREEEREGEREGDAAAARERDREPDRERDREREPEREREREPERDRAREPERERETLLSKNGKIKWSSAAYRGLDRPRAIRRPCPAVTPGPTAYAASRAIDIASAFRLFVTPAIERIIVDMTNLQGVRKYGDGWRPMDSTDLRAYVGLLILAGVYRSRGEAAASLWDAESGRTVFRATMPLKVFHKYSRLLRFDDRQSRPARLATDRLAAVREVWDLWEERLQALYNPGPEVTVDEQLVPFRGRCPFRQYIPSKPAKYGIKSWVACDAKSSYAWKMQVYTGKAAGGGPEKNQGARVVLDLTEGLPAGHNVTCDNFFTSYELGQRLLERDLTMVGTVRKNKPELPPALLQSKGRQVSSSRFAFTPTATLVSYLAKRNKNVLLLSTRHAEPDVSDRRDRKPALILDYNCNKGGVDNLDKVVGTYSCRRMTARWPLVIFHNILDVSSYNAFVIWREINPDWMPGKRNKRRVFLEQLGKALVKPQIQRRQRLPRTEAASALVKVLRGERVSADEARPQARERAAAAAPLGASKRKRCQLCPPKKDAKTHTACCRCKKYICKGCSHPYCHTCAHWAFSQDGTG, from the exons ATGGGCGTACCGGATGGGACCGAAGGGCCGAAGGGCCGAAGGAGCAGGCAGGCAGGGCCGACCACGCGCCTCGTCCATTCGCGCGCCTCGTCCCATTCACGTGGCCACC GGCGTAGAGAGGCTACTAATATTgtcaggaagaagaagaagaagaagaccaaGAAGaagaacaaaaagaagaagaagatgaggaCGATGATGAGGACGACGACGAGGATGATGACGACGACGAGGAATACGACCCCGCCGATCGCGAGCCCTCCGCCTACGACGCCTCGCAGTCCTGGTTTCAGCGCGGCTCAGGTCCTGGAACAGATATCCTCCAGCGTCGACCAAGAAGACGAAGAAGACTACTGCGATTCCGAAGAGGAGGACGTTTCGGAAGATGAAGACGGCGAGGAATACAACCCCGAGCGCGACGCGGACGACTACGAAAACGACTCGGCCTCGCGGTCGTGCTCCTCTTcggaggaagagcgagaggaagagcgagagggagagcgagagggagacgcGGCCGCTGcccgagagcgagacagagagccagacagagagcgagacagagagcgagagccagagcgagagcgagaaagagagccagagcgagacagagccagagagccagagcgAGAAAGGGAGACGTTGCTGTCAAAAAACGGCAAAATCAAATGGTCCTCCGCGGCCTATCGCGGCCTGGACCGGCCCCGCGCCATCCGCCGGCCCTGCCCCGCCGTGACGCCGGGCCCAACGGCCTACGCCGCGTCGCGAGCGATCGACATCGCGTCCGCCTTCCGGCTGTTTGTCACACCGGCCATAGAAAGGATAATCGTGGACATGACGAATCTGCAGGGGGTGAGAAAATACGGCGACGGCTGGCGACCCATGGACTCCACCGACCTGCGCGCCTACGTAGGGCTGCTGATCCTAGCCGGCGTCTACAGGTCCCGAGGCGAGGCAGCGGCCAGCCTGTGGGACGCCGAGAGCGGCAGGACCGTGTTTCGCGCCACCATGCCGCTCAAGGTGTTTCACAAGTACTCGAGGCTGCTGCGATTCGACGACCGCCAGTCGAGACCCGCGAGACTCGCCACCGACAGACTGGCGGCCGTAAGAGAGGTGTGGGACCTGTGGGAGGAGCGGCTGCAGGCCCTCTACAACCCGGGGCCCGAAGTGACGGTGGACGAACAACTGGTCCCGTTCAGAG GACGCTGTCCTTTCCGACAGTACATTCCCAGCAAGCCGGCCAAATACGGCATCAAGTCGTGGGTGGCCTGCGACGCCAAgtccagctacgcttggaagatgcaGGTGTACACCGGCAAGGCGGCCGGCGGAGGCCCCGAGAAGAACCAGGGCGCGCGCGTCGTCCTCGATCTGACCGAGGGACTGCCGGCCGGTCACAACgtcacgtgtgacaatttcttcacctcctACGAACTCGGGCAGCGGCTCCTCGAGAGGGACCTCACCATGGTGGGCACGGTGCGAAAGAACAAGCCCGAGCTCCCTCCCGCGCTGCTCCAgtccaagggcagacaggtctcgTCCTCCAGGTTCGCCTTCACGCCCACCGCCACTCTAGTGTCCTACCTGGCAAAGAGAAACAAGAACGTGCTGCTTCTGAGCACGCGGCACGCGGAGCCCGACGTTAGCGATCGCCGAGACCGGAAGCCGGCCCTCATCCTAGACTACAACTGCAACAAGGGCGGCGTGGACAACCTAGACAAGGTGGTCGGGACCTACAGCTGCAGACGGATGAccgcccgctggcccctggtcatcttccacaaCATCCTCGACGTGTCCTCCTACAACGCCTTTGTCATATGGCGAGAGATCAACCCCGACTGGATGCCTGGgaagcggaacaagaggagggtgttcctggagcagctcggAAAGGCGCTCGTGAAGCCCCAGATCCAAAGAAGGCAGCGTCTCCCCCGCACCGAAGCCGCGTCCGCACTTGTCAAAGTCCTACGGGGCGAGCGTGTATCCGCCGACGAGGCTCGTCCGCAAGCCCGGGAGCGAGCCGCCGCCGCCGCCCCGCTGGGGGCGAGTAAGAGGAAGAGGTGTCAGCTCTGCCCACCCAAGAAGGACGCCAAGACACACACCGCGTGCTGCAGGtgtaagaaatacatttgcaaaggcTGTTCACACCCATACTGTCACACTTGTGCCCACTGGGCCTTTAGCCAAGACGGGACAGGAtga